The sequence below is a genomic window from Ipomoea triloba cultivar NCNSP0323 chromosome 10, ASM357664v1.
TTCCCAGTAGCAGATACTGCACTGCTGACATAGTAGAGGAGAACAGAACCATGAATGAGCAGGTTGCTGCTGTAATCTGCAGAAAAAGAAAGCGGTTACTGAGCTGATAGTTGGAcaacacatttatgtttatatattatatgcccAACACGCCCCTCACGTGTGTAGGCCGATTACATACCAAATTGAAGTgcgtgctccatctcaactaaaagtctaagctgatagttggactgtaTGTTTACTAAAATGACAGTTACGTAACAAGGGAGAATCTGTAATTGAAGGGGAAGGGAAATTTACTTGAGGTGGTAATCCAACTTGTATGAGAAGTGGACTAATGAGCATTCCACCACCAATTCCAAATACTCCACCCAGAAACCCTGCCAAAAGTGCCATTACTGGGAAAATGAACTTGTTTGGTAGTCCtctggtttcttcttcttcttccttcatgAAAGTGAAGAGATTGATGATGGGAAAttggtaaaaaaagaaaaatactactGCATAATTTAAAGGATCAAAAATGGTTTCTTTTACCCCACTCTGGCATCTTTCCTTGCTAAACAAGATCCATGCTGTAAAACTTACAGCAAGAGGTATCTGAATTGATGAGATGATCCAATACCCCACTCCACAGGCTTCCATGTCAACAATTCCCTGCATACCATTCTCTTTCAGCCCGCAATTAAAGAACTCGAAAGCTTAAATCTTTCTTGCAGAAGATAAAGATACATACATGCCCAGACTGGTTTCCGCGAAAAAGATACAACAGAAAGAAACATAGCCAGATCACAAGCAGCATTCCAAGCTTCATCCACGCGATCTCCCCCCTCAACGAAGCCCGTTCTGCACCACTCACCGCGCCTTCAGTTCCACGCCAATTCTGTTTATCCAGCATTCCAGTCTCCATTTCCGAGCAGCCATCGTTTCTTGTCTCCAGCTTCCAGTACAGAATCCCTGACCTAAAGGTGCTGAAAGTGCACCAGACTAGAAAAACAGCAAACAGGACTGTGATGAGCCATTCGGGGAACACCACATTGCAGATCACCCCGAAACTCACTCCCAACAACATGAATGGCTCCGACAACAATGCTATGTCAAAGTCCACCAAGATCCTGCCCCCATGTTTGGAACTAGGCATCAACATGCTGCAAACAACATTGGCAATTATGCCTCCTGTCACCATAAATGCCGAGAAGCTCGAGGCTGTTTTCAGCTCCAAACCTGCAACTATGGTCAGAATTGGGATGTATAAACCCCCACCCCCAATCCCACCAGCACTCGAAATCGTGGCAGCTATGAAACACAGCACTCCAGCTACCACGACAGGGCCTCCAAGCTTCAGATTCCCACCTTCAGATCTCCATTGATAAACTGAATCCAAGAACTGATGAGGTTTTGCTTCACCTGCTTTTGAAAATTTGCATAAACACAGAACAATTATACAAACCAGCCATTCAAGGCTATTGAACCTAtgcattttcttgaaaaaaaaaaaaggacaaaactGTGCAGGCCTGGGAAATAAGGGAAGAGATATCAGAATCTACCAAGAATTTTATTTCCACCCTTATTACTACTAGCTAGTTTTGCTTAAGAGGGGTGATATGATAGTATGATACAACAGGTTCAATGAAAGGGCTAATTCCAATCTCTAAAAAGAAGCATATGTACAAAggacaaaattacaaatatctTCCATAAAAAGAAGCATACAAGGTCAATATAGAAGTAAAGGTGTAACAAAAGCATTTACTAACAATCAATTGCATCAAGTCAGACAACACATCACCATCAAAACCAAAACTTCTGTTAtcattcaaattcaaaaatgataatttccCATCACCAAACCATcataaatacaataatttatgAAGGGGAAGGGTGGAGAATACACATACATCTACTAAAAACCAAAACCTTTTTTTAATGCTAGAAACACAAGTTCTTGTATTCTTGTACatataaattcaaaatgatAATTTCCCATCACCAAACCATCATAAATACAATCATTTATGAAGGGGGAGGGTGGAGAATACACATACATCTACTAAAAACCAAAACCTTTTTTTAATGCTAGAAACACAAATTCTTGTATTCTTGTACATATATAGTGATGTATACTTTAGCTAAACCATGCCCcacaatatacaaaatattttgaattgcTACTTGTTATAGGGTTTTGTTAAACAAATGGGCAAGGAAACATATCAAACATTGGCAGTCACAGTGTGGAGTCACACTCAATATGGTAGGCTCTTTGGGGTACCAAGCGGTAgttttttcatttaataaacTGCTGAGTCATTGTAATTTACCTTTTCATTATCTTGTCGAGATGAGAAAGGGTTAGGGGCGAGGGAATTTCATCCGGTGGGCAAAAACAAATGGGCATGCTAGGGAATTTTGATTAACAATGAAGAAGCTAAGATGAAAAGGACAACTTGATAAGCATTGAGTCAGATTGACACGACAGATCTGGAACTGTGGATttggattatattatattatatttgcatGGGAGCTTCAAATATTTAAAAGCCTATTATTAGGtaagatacggagtatttagCTTGAACATCAGTGCCCTTTGTCGTCTATGTTGTCCTCACTTTTTCCTATAAACTTCCACTAATCTATTTATTTCAATTCCTTTGGCCAAACTAAATTCTGACCCAGACAGGCTCAAACAAGAATGAGAAAGGCTTCGAATATTTTAAGATAAGTAGTAAAGTATACTACTTTTTACATGGCATCTGTTATTATGATTCAACTTTATAAATTCTGGATGCTGGGATACATCTAGCCTGCCTGCAGGTTGACCCCTTGGGCCTGGGAATCCTACATTGTCAAGTCATTTTCTCAAATCTCAAcagtttttctttttgggttctCGGAATAAAGTTGAAGCCACTTTGGTCCCAACAGGGTTCCTAatattctttttccttttattgGATATGCAAGAATAATGTTACAACCATGTGGCTGTAGTTTAGTGGTTAGAATTCTACGTTGTGGCCGTAGAGACCTGGGCTCGAATCCCAGCAGCCACAGTTTTTGAGCCTgtattcggttaaccgaattaagTATGTGTatcgaaattttaaaatgttaaccgaaccgaaattttttccgattaaccgaacttttttaacctaaaatataaaattctaaaaataacttcaaatcttcaatctaattagtatttagtatttatatttaattatttatcaatatatataaaaattcggTTAATTGTTttggttaattcggttaaccgacctttcgaaccgaattaaccgttaaccgaaatttcaagattcctttaactattaaccgaaccaaatttttcggttcgttcgattaaccgaaaaatttcggtaAATTGCACACCCCTACTTCCTTCTGGTTTTAGAAGCAGTCCAAtggtttataattttaataaagcTAAGGGATGATCTTTTAAGGCAAACATTCATCCAAGTTATTCTTTGCTTCAACTCTGTCATCTTGCCTTCTACAACGTGGTATGCCTAAAAGGAAATTGTGTTTCAGACATTAAGAATATGCTGACCTAAACAACAACATAGACCAAAACGAAGCAGTATAGGTCGAAGCTAAGTGACATGACTTCTTCAAAGGTTCATTCTATCTTAAGAATGATAATATAATggtaaattaactattttttatatttggtgGCAAGACAATTGTAGTAGATCGAATTCATTACCTTGTAAATGTATGAAAATTTGATGGTCAGTTAACTCCAGTAGAACTCTTTATTTAACTGTATATATTTAGTCTTCTGTCTCTTAAGAATATTCACAagtcaaatttataaatatattgtttCAATATATTTAGTTCTCAATCCACTATTCCACTCTTAGTAATGGCTCGAATAGCATAGTTCTTGCttaattattgtatatttaCTTTTAATCGATTATTGATAGCATCAtacattattgtttaatttctttatgcTATTATTCCTATATTCAACACTCAAACCATCCAATCTGTCACATACATATAATAACTCTATTAGTGAATTGTGTTAGATCCAGAAACTTAAAACACCATGACATACGATCCTTAATCTATACAAATACAATAGTAATATCAAGTCACCCTGATTTATCATttaatttactattttgttGGACTGAAGTGCGGAGATTGGGATGTGAGAATTTTACACTTTGTGGATGCTCTAAGAAAAAGTTAGTTATCTAACTGAAATAAACTGAGCAAATCTTGTCTCTGTAATTAGCTGCAATGGTGCCATCTTGTCCGATTCCGACAGGGCAATTACTATGCATCCTATGACGCTTCGTGTTCCACGACGACACCTTAAACCGAATGGTCGTCTTTAATTCCAGCCGGAAAAGCACCAAACCGCGCGACACATCGTTGACGAACTGCTCCCAGTGTTGATTCGTGACGTTGAGCGCAGCTCCGGCGAGGGAACCGGCGACGACCGTCGTGTTCTTGGGCGGCTGAAAGAACGGGTTCAGCAAAGAAACGGTTCCGACGCTTTGGTCGTCATACCACAGCGTGATCTGCATGGCGTCGTCGTAGTAAATCCCGATGGCTTGGTTGGAGTTTCTGACGGTGACGTTGAAGTTAACCTGGGCGTTCTCGATGCCGGAGCCCTGGCCCAGCGCCGGGAGCGAGAAATCCTCGACGCGGATTCTGGGGCGGTGGGGGCGGAGGCTTAGCCATAGGATGAACGTTACGAGGCCGATAATGGCGAGAAGGCCCAACACAACGGCGCAGATGAGCTTCGACACGCGCGTGGTTAGGCTGTCTTTCACGCGCCGCGCGTAGTGACGGGCGGAGCGACGGTGTTTCAGATGACGGTCGGTTTCGTCGGCGTCGGCGTCTTCCCTGTAGATCGGCAGATGGGTGCTGTAATCCATTTCTCAGGACGGGAAAGGTTTAGGGTGAACGCGAAGAGTAGTGGCATTGTGAACATGATAGATGAACGTATATATGCAAAAGGCATACAGTGAAATGCATATGATAAGGTGACCGGGGCATAAAGTAACGTACGTCTTctacaaaagaaaagaatattaAGCAAGCTATGAAACgcctatatatatactcattcTCGTGTATACCATGCTTCTTGTGAAAACTACAAACTTGTATGGAGCAACATTACAAAAACACATCCAATTATATGTGAATATGTATTAAAAATTGTGATTTTAAAAGTGTATATCACACAAAATTACTAGTAGATTTATGCTATATATGTACCATCTTAACttcaaaatatttatcaaaatgtCCCTTACTTTGTAGACGTTGGTAATTTCAAATCAATGATTATTAGAGCGACCACAAAGTGGTTTTTGAGGAAAACATAGtttatgtggaggagagagaataTTTAGGGTATTATCTTATAAGAAGTTAGTTTTTTTTGTGGGTCCTGCGGGCACAGAGATGGTGGAAAAGAGAGCGCATTGCTGCGTGTTTCGCGCACATAAAGCGCCCAATCGGACACACGCCGGCTAacatgtcctttttttttttttcacgtcAGAcctgatttttatttattttccctctttttccttcttctctctCCCTCCTCCCTCTCTTAATTGGCAcctcctcaaaaaaaaaaaaaaaaaaaaatcatattaaagtTGCCCTTATTAGTTTACAGTTTTTATTAGAGACTTTATTCTCATTTAATCCTTCTTCTatgtacattaaaattttagaGTGATGAAAATAGAgagtagaaaatatttttggtaACAAACTAACAATGTTGGGCCTTTACAAGGTTATGGTTTCAAGATTGGGCTACTCAATGAATGAGTACTTGGAGATGTGAAAGTTGAAAATGAAAAGGGCCCATTTGACTTCATCAAAGTCAACGCCATATTGCACAAGTTGATCTCGGCAAGATTAGCTTATGTAATGagattgtcaaaaaaaaaaaaaaagcttatgTAATGAGAAAACAGCATTTTTAGTTTCTTAATTATGGGTTAATAGttattttcatctttaattaattatttaaagaaaataaattagagGTGTGTAGTATTCCTCATTAtttaatgtgtgaatgtttaatttgattcttAATTATCACTCATAATTGTGTGATTTAGCCTAACCAATCATCTAACTAAATATGTTAACTCTAAATAGTAATTAAGAATATCTTAAAttgatcaaatttaattttaaattaataaagtttgtTTTTTAAGACTAGAACAAATTAGCATTTTTGGTGTACAATATCATAGTGggatatgatatatatgtattgtattagtAGTTGACTAGGAAGTACTATATATGTGGAGCAAACTTGACATCACAAAGTGCGCAAACCCGGCGGATCAACTAAAGTGCGAAACCATAAACTAAGCTAATTAACATAAGATTATTCTTGTTTTTGGTCGGCCACTTAATTGCCCTTATCaacttaattattattgtggtagtttacaaaataataattactttcAACTTAAAACtgaactgtagtgtatatatagtgggATTTAGGTACAGTACTTGGAATTGGATATCAGTAGAAACTTCTCATCGTGGTTCATGCCATCAACAAGGGGATTTTGCCTGACAACAATATTAAACATCATTAATTACGTATTTGAGCCTAATAACGTGGGCTTGTAggtttaataattaattgttcCGAAAGGGTAGTAAAGTAGgttaaacattattttaatattttaagatCCAGTGGTCAACTAGGTGAAGCATAATTATTATCCAAAAGTTCATGATGAGTTCAATTTTTGCTCGCACCCTATCAATTAAGCACAACATAGCAAATCTTCCTAATACGGTTTATCTCTTCTATGTAGTTTGCATGCTATTGCACAGGAATGTGATTTACCCTGTATGTACGTATCCTTAAATAGTGAATATGAATTGCGCTCATTAcagaaataaaaatgaaaattatatataattgtttaaggTGTACTGCAAGATTCAAGATTCATTTGCTCATGGAAGATAAGATCGATGAGCTACCAGTTGACAACTTTGTTATTATAACCCACAAAATATTGATTTGCAAATGGATAAAAAGTCAACATTACAATAAACAGCTCATTATGAACATTATAATTAAAGTTATTTCTCATGAAATTATTGACTGATCATACAAATGTTATATGTTGAAATAATTGTATTTTCTTcccaaaaaggttgaatccctaaCTCTAAGGAACTCCACGTCCCGACTCGACAGAGCATCTGTGAAgatataaatcatggtaactcagctgaacacatATACTAGACCTTTGTTTATTGCGCACAAGGACCCCCTCACTCTGAAAGGTTGCTCCCACTTTGctgctggtgagactcgatcctgatctttcttcccaaacttcaccccgtgactgaaataattatatttttacatcAATAGGTATATCGATTTTTTTCTTTCGTTTTTACTTGGCGGATTattttgagagaaaaaaaaaaaaaaaaaaaaaaaaaaaaaaaaaaaagcacacacacccacacaaaGCAGTCATGGTTGTTTATTCTTCAGCATAACATGCGATTCGCCTGCCTTTGCGCACCATGTGCATTTCTGTGTTATGGTCAAACTTAAACCTATATCTGCCTACTTATTTTCTTTGATTGTACTATAGACTATAGTATTTTCTTTGATTGTACTATAGACTATAGTATATGCAGTCACATTCTTTTGTGTTTCTAttatatttctaattaattCGAAATTGACTTgctatcaaaatttatttaaaaaaatgtaaatgtttattgttgaatttatgAGATCGATTCGAATCGAAGATCTTTATTAAAGACAACCAAACTATGTCTCTTTTTTGTAACTACATATAGGTGCTGTTGTGGGAATTACCACTATGCCTCTCACCTAGCAAGGTAAGTCAACTTGGCCGGGAACTTAGTAGAACTTTTAGCAAGACGTATGTTCAAGATCAGAGAAGTAGATAATCAACTAACCTAGTAGTTCGACCATATGCGTCTAAATATGCCCAGTGGTTATGATGACGCCATGATTAGTTATGCTCAGCGGATTATGAGCTAATACGCCTCATTATCTcatttgtaatcatttcatACATTGTATGTAACCCTAATAtaactaatataaatattatcttTCTGAGGAGACAATGTGAGGGCAATTTGATTACCTTTCATATTTAGTTTTGAGAGCTCCAATCTACTTGAAGCCTCCTTCTTcttcattatattgttaatgTTACGTTCTATTACTTTCACTCTATGATAGGCTCAAATTAGACCTATGATTTGATGTTAATTAGAACAATAGCGTTAAGATTTGCATTGATTGATAAAATATAtcttatacatacaatattgcAAAGAATATTAATTATGCAACAACATTCCGGAAGAGTTATCTTTCAAATAAAGCctaataaaaatttgtttaaattactCTTATCTTGCGAGATGCAGATATTAATACAAC
It includes:
- the LOC116031939 gene encoding sulfite exporter TauE/SafE family protein 2-like, with protein sequence MHRFNSLEWLVCIIVLCLCKFSKAGEAKPHQFLDSVYQWRSEGGNLKLGGPVVVAGVLCFIAATISSAGGIGGGGLYIPILTIVAGLELKTASSFSAFMVTGGIIANVVCSMLMPSSKHGGRILVDFDIALLSEPFMLLGVSFGVICNVVFPEWLITVLFAVFLVWCTFSTFRSGILYWKLETRNDGCSEMETGMLDKQNWRGTEGAVSGAERASLRGEIAWMKLGMLLVIWLCFFLLYLFRGNQSGHGIVDMEACGVGYWIISSIQIPLAVSFTAWILFSKERCQSGEEEEETRGLPNKFIFPVMALLAGFLGGVFGIGGGMLISPLLIQVGLPPQITAATCSFMVLFSSTMSAVQYLLLGMEHTESAMIFAAICLAASLLGLVVVQRAIEKHGRASLIVFSVGTVMALSTVLITSFGAVDAWKDYESGRYMGFKPPC
- the LOC116032984 gene encoding protein NDR1-like gives rise to the protein MDYSTHLPIYREDADADETDRHLKHRRSARHYARRVKDSLTTRVSKLICAVVLGLLAIIGLVTFILWLSLRPHRPRIRVEDFSLPALGQGSGIENAQVNFNVTVRNSNQAIGIYYDDAMQITLWYDDQSVGTVSLLNPFFQPPKNTTVVAGSLAGAALNVTNQHWEQFVNDVSRGLVLFRLELKTTIRFKVSSWNTKRHRMHSNCPVGIGQDGTIAANYRDKICSVYFS